In Vespa crabro chromosome 14, iyVesCrab1.2, whole genome shotgun sequence, the following are encoded in one genomic region:
- the LOC124428971 gene encoding sodium/hydrogen exchanger 6 isoform X5: MLVSFNGRQATLTWQRTVPSLVTFSTFMTRMICTCMYLNFVKNSIVKVGHTDTTLENIRKVKMAVECGIRILFYIIFSIFLLNSCDGAATDIELDAKAQLLHRLDSLNLLLYTFLLILTVLTIWTFKHRRLRFLHETGLAVIYGLIIGAIIRYGFTTNSAILHMPVVPDNSSKYNQSVPPDTLWLRFPEDKGGGVIKNETFAYTFRGEIYKEDNEIDLKATFDPEIFFNIILPPIIFHAGYSLKRKYFFRNLGAILMYALLGTSISAFVIGALMYAFVQLIPHLSTSFTFLDTLYFGALISPTDPLTIISIFNDLHVDVNLYALVFGESVLNDAVAIVLSGSIQNYGERYQSGSGGFETVAFFQAFGDFVCIFSLSLFIGATMGCITALLTKFTRVRDFPLLESALFVLMSYSTFLIAEASDLTGVVAVLFCGICQAHYTYNNLSPDSRQRTKHLFELLNFLAENFIFSYIGVSMFTFPKHHFDPGFIFAGFLCALLGRAANVYPLSFILNLARKPKISMNYQHMLFFAGLRGAMSFALAIRNTVSGARQAMLTTTSLIVILTVILQGGATTQFLSWFNIPVGVDEEIEGLSQNGVRSVYNSLDTMESGGEGGFGDLDMRRERSPPYNSMQDGSVPTGAKPNEKALLARIWGDFDTRYMKPLLTHSRPTLLETLPVCCGPLARILTTTQQMTQDDVSRKIDSDSDFCLEDREMERRRTNVQPLGTVTGEVSPGPLPLHTRVALPGLIGRHL; the protein is encoded by the exons ATGTTAGTTTCCTTTAATGGCCGCCAGGCGACGCTGACGTGGCAACGCACAGTTCCCTCTCTAGTTACTTTCTCGACGTTCATGACACGCATGATATgcacatgtatgtatttaaacTTTGTCAAGAATTCAATCGTAAAAGTTGGTCATACTGATACTACGTTAGAAAATATCAGAAAAGTGAAAATGGCAGTTGAATGTGGtatacgtattttattttatataattttctctattttcctgTTAAATTCATGCGACGGTGCAGCGACAGATATTGAGTTAGATGCTAAAGCTCAATTATTACATAGACTTGATAGTTTAAATCTCCTTCTTTAtacatttttgttaatattaactgTATTAACTATATGGACATTCAAGCATCGTCGACTAAGATTCCTCCATGAAACTGGTCTAGCTGTCATTTATG ggTTGATCATAGGAGCAATCATTCGTTATGGATTTACAACAAATAGTGCTATACTGCATATGCCAGTTGTACCAGATAACAGtagtaaatataatcaatCAGTTCCTCCAGATACATTATGGTTGCGTTTTCCTGAAGACAAAGGTGGTggtgtaattaaaaatgaaacatttgCTTATACTTTTCGTGgagaaatttataaagaagacaatgaaattgatttgaag GCTACTTTCGATCCggaaatattctttaatattatactgCCACCAATAATTTTTCATGCTGGATATAGTTTGAAAAgg aaatatttctttaggaATTTAGGAGCAATTTTAATGTATGCTTTGCTTGGAACATCAATATCAGCATTTGTTATTGG agCATTGATGTATGCCTTCGTACAATTAATACCACATCTTTCTACATCATTTACATTTTTGGATACTTTGTACTTTGGTGCTCTGATATCTCCGACAGATCCGCTgacaataatttctatttttaacgATCTGCATGTAGATGTTAACTTATATGCTTTAGTATTTGGAGAAAGTGTACTTAACGATGCAGTTGCTATTGTTCTCAGTgg TTCAATACAAAATTATGGTGAACGTTACCAATCTGGATCTGGGGGATTCGAAACAGTAGCATTCTTTCAAGCATTTGGCgattttgtttgtatttttagCTTATCCTTATTCATTGGTGCCACCATGGGATGTATTACTGCATTGTTAACCAAATTTACTAGAGTTAGAGATTTTCCACTTTTAGAATCGGCTCTATTTGTCTTAATGTCTTATAGCACATTTTTAATTGCTGAAGCTTCAGATCTtacag GTGTGGTCGCCGTTTTATTTTGTGGCATTTGCCAAGCacattatacgtataataatttaagcCCAGATTCTCGTCAACGGACAAAACATctctttgaattattaaatttcttagctgaaaattttatattcagtTATATAGGCGTTTCGATGTTTACCTTTCCAAAACATCACTTTGATCCAGGCTTCATCTTTGCTGGCTTT CTTTGTGCTCTCTTAGGACGTGCTGCAAATGTTTATccattatcattcatattgaATTTAGCAAGAAAAccaaaaatttcaatgaattatcAACACATGCTTTTCTTCGCCGGTCTACGCGGAGCCATGAGTTTTGCTCTTGCAATTAGAAATACTGTATCAGGTGCTAGACAAGCCATGTTAACTACGACAAGTTTAATTGTGATCTTGACAGTAATTTTACAAGGTGGTGCAACGACTCAATTTTTAAGTTGGTTTAATATACC tGTCGGTGTAGATGAAGAAATAGAAGGTTTATCACAAAATGGAGTACGTAGT GTGTACAATTCACTGGACACCATGGAG TCTGGTGGCGAAGGTGGCTTTGGCGATCTGGACATGCGTAGGGAAAGAAGTCCTCCG TATAATTCTATGCAGGATGGATCAGTGCCAACCGGTGCAAAACCTAATGAGAAAGCATTGCTCGCTAGAATATGGGGTGATTTTGACACACGATATATGAAACCACTATTAACGCACTCCAGGCCTACCTTGTTAGAAACATTACCAGTGTGTTGTGGTCCGTTAGCAAGGATTCTTACAACGACACAACAAATGACAcag GATGATGTTTCAAGAAAAATTGATTCAGATTCTGACTTTTGTCTGGAAGATCGTgaaatggaaagaagaaggacaaACGTACAGCCG CTGGGAACAGTGACAGGAGAAGTTAGTCCGGGACCACTACCACTGCACACACGCGTCGCCCTGCCAGGTTTGATCGGCagacatttataa
- the LOC124428971 gene encoding sodium/hydrogen exchanger 6 isoform X8, translated as MLVSFNGRQATLTWQRTVPSLVTFSTFMTRMICTCMYLNFVKNSIVKVGHTDTTLENIRKVKMAVECGIRILFYIIFSIFLLNSCDGAATDIELDAKAQLLHRLDSLNLLLYTFLLILTVLTIWTFKHRRLRFLHETGLAVIYGLIIGAIIRYGFTTNSAILHMPVVPDNSSKYNQSVPPDTLWLRFPEDKGGGVIKNETFAYTFRGEIYKEDNEIDLKATFDPEIFFNIILPPIIFHAGYSLKRKYFFRNLGAILMYALLGTSISAFVIGALMYAFVQLIPHLSTSFTFLDTLYFGALISPTDPLTIISIFNDLHVDVNLYALVFGESVLNDAVAIVLSGSIQNYGERYQSGSGGFETVAFFQAFGDFVCIFSLSLFIGATMGCITALLTKFTRVRDFPLLESALFVLMSYSTFLIAEASDLTGVVAVLFCGICQAHYTYNNLSPDSRQRTKHLFELLNFLAENFIFSYIGVSMFTFPKHHFDPGFIFAGFLCALLGRAANVYPLSFILNLARKPKISMNYQHMLFFAGLRGAMSFALAIRNTVSGARQAMLTTTSLIVILTVILQGGATTQFLSWFNIPVGVDEEIEGLSQNGVRSVYNSLDTMESGGEGGFGDLDMRRERSPPYNSMQDGSVPTGAKPNEKALLARIWGDFDTRYMKPLLTHSRPTLLETLPVCCGPLARILTTTQQMTQDDVSRKIDSDSDFCLEDREMERRRTNVQPTNIWRPTHNIH; from the exons ATGTTAGTTTCCTTTAATGGCCGCCAGGCGACGCTGACGTGGCAACGCACAGTTCCCTCTCTAGTTACTTTCTCGACGTTCATGACACGCATGATATgcacatgtatgtatttaaacTTTGTCAAGAATTCAATCGTAAAAGTTGGTCATACTGATACTACGTTAGAAAATATCAGAAAAGTGAAAATGGCAGTTGAATGTGGtatacgtattttattttatataattttctctattttcctgTTAAATTCATGCGACGGTGCAGCGACAGATATTGAGTTAGATGCTAAAGCTCAATTATTACATAGACTTGATAGTTTAAATCTCCTTCTTTAtacatttttgttaatattaactgTATTAACTATATGGACATTCAAGCATCGTCGACTAAGATTCCTCCATGAAACTGGTCTAGCTGTCATTTATG ggTTGATCATAGGAGCAATCATTCGTTATGGATTTACAACAAATAGTGCTATACTGCATATGCCAGTTGTACCAGATAACAGtagtaaatataatcaatCAGTTCCTCCAGATACATTATGGTTGCGTTTTCCTGAAGACAAAGGTGGTggtgtaattaaaaatgaaacatttgCTTATACTTTTCGTGgagaaatttataaagaagacaatgaaattgatttgaag GCTACTTTCGATCCggaaatattctttaatattatactgCCACCAATAATTTTTCATGCTGGATATAGTTTGAAAAgg aaatatttctttaggaATTTAGGAGCAATTTTAATGTATGCTTTGCTTGGAACATCAATATCAGCATTTGTTATTGG agCATTGATGTATGCCTTCGTACAATTAATACCACATCTTTCTACATCATTTACATTTTTGGATACTTTGTACTTTGGTGCTCTGATATCTCCGACAGATCCGCTgacaataatttctatttttaacgATCTGCATGTAGATGTTAACTTATATGCTTTAGTATTTGGAGAAAGTGTACTTAACGATGCAGTTGCTATTGTTCTCAGTgg TTCAATACAAAATTATGGTGAACGTTACCAATCTGGATCTGGGGGATTCGAAACAGTAGCATTCTTTCAAGCATTTGGCgattttgtttgtatttttagCTTATCCTTATTCATTGGTGCCACCATGGGATGTATTACTGCATTGTTAACCAAATTTACTAGAGTTAGAGATTTTCCACTTTTAGAATCGGCTCTATTTGTCTTAATGTCTTATAGCACATTTTTAATTGCTGAAGCTTCAGATCTtacag GTGTGGTCGCCGTTTTATTTTGTGGCATTTGCCAAGCacattatacgtataataatttaagcCCAGATTCTCGTCAACGGACAAAACATctctttgaattattaaatttcttagctgaaaattttatattcagtTATATAGGCGTTTCGATGTTTACCTTTCCAAAACATCACTTTGATCCAGGCTTCATCTTTGCTGGCTTT CTTTGTGCTCTCTTAGGACGTGCTGCAAATGTTTATccattatcattcatattgaATTTAGCAAGAAAAccaaaaatttcaatgaattatcAACACATGCTTTTCTTCGCCGGTCTACGCGGAGCCATGAGTTTTGCTCTTGCAATTAGAAATACTGTATCAGGTGCTAGACAAGCCATGTTAACTACGACAAGTTTAATTGTGATCTTGACAGTAATTTTACAAGGTGGTGCAACGACTCAATTTTTAAGTTGGTTTAATATACC tGTCGGTGTAGATGAAGAAATAGAAGGTTTATCACAAAATGGAGTACGTAGT GTGTACAATTCACTGGACACCATGGAG TCTGGTGGCGAAGGTGGCTTTGGCGATCTGGACATGCGTAGGGAAAGAAGTCCTCCG TATAATTCTATGCAGGATGGATCAGTGCCAACCGGTGCAAAACCTAATGAGAAAGCATTGCTCGCTAGAATATGGGGTGATTTTGACACACGATATATGAAACCACTATTAACGCACTCCAGGCCTACCTTGTTAGAAACATTACCAGTGTGTTGTGGTCCGTTAGCAAGGATTCTTACAACGACACAACAAATGACAcag GATGATGTTTCAAGAAAAATTGATTCAGATTCTGACTTTTGTCTGGAAGATCGTgaaatggaaagaagaaggacaaACGTACAGCCG ACAAACATATGGCGTCCAACACACAATATACATTAA
- the LOC124428971 gene encoding sodium/hydrogen exchanger 9 isoform X6 yields the protein MLVSFNGRQATLTWQRTVPSLVTFSTFMTRMICTCMYLNFVKNSIVKVGHTDTTLENIRKVKMAVECGIRILFYIIFSIFLLNSCDGAATDIELDAKAQLLHRLDSLNLLLYTFLLILTVLTIWTFKHRRLRFLHETGLAVIYGLIIGAIIRYGFTTNSAILHMPVVPDNSSKYNQSVPPDTLWLRFPEDKGGGVIKNETFAYTFRGEIYKEDNEIDLKATFDPEIFFNIILPPIIFHAGYSLKRKYFFRNLGAILMYALLGTSISAFVIGALMYAFVQLIPHLSTSFTFLDTLYFGALISPTDPLTIISIFNDLHVDVNLYALVFGESVLNDAVAIVLSGSIQNYGERYQSGSGGFETVAFFQAFGDFVCIFSLSLFIGATMGCITALLTKFTRVRDFPLLESALFVLMSYSTFLIAEASDLTGVVAVLFCGICQAHYTYNNLSPDSRQRTKHLFELLNFLAENFIFSYIGVSMFTFPKHHFDPGFIFAGFLCALLGRAANVYPLSFILNLARKPKISMNYQHMLFFAGLRGAMSFALAIRNTVSGARQAMLTTTSLIVILTVILQGGATTQFLSWFNIPVGVDEEIEGLSQNGVRSSGGEGGFGDLDMRRERSPPDGSVPTGAKPNEKALLARIWGDFDTRYMKPLLTHSRPTLLETLPVCCGPLARILTTTQQMTQDDVSRKIDSDSDFCLEDREMERRRTNVQPRKRNHDDDDDDDDDDDDDDDEDDDDDEDLRIIGMEGFIPLRTL from the exons ATGTTAGTTTCCTTTAATGGCCGCCAGGCGACGCTGACGTGGCAACGCACAGTTCCCTCTCTAGTTACTTTCTCGACGTTCATGACACGCATGATATgcacatgtatgtatttaaacTTTGTCAAGAATTCAATCGTAAAAGTTGGTCATACTGATACTACGTTAGAAAATATCAGAAAAGTGAAAATGGCAGTTGAATGTGGtatacgtattttattttatataattttctctattttcctgTTAAATTCATGCGACGGTGCAGCGACAGATATTGAGTTAGATGCTAAAGCTCAATTATTACATAGACTTGATAGTTTAAATCTCCTTCTTTAtacatttttgttaatattaactgTATTAACTATATGGACATTCAAGCATCGTCGACTAAGATTCCTCCATGAAACTGGTCTAGCTGTCATTTATG ggTTGATCATAGGAGCAATCATTCGTTATGGATTTACAACAAATAGTGCTATACTGCATATGCCAGTTGTACCAGATAACAGtagtaaatataatcaatCAGTTCCTCCAGATACATTATGGTTGCGTTTTCCTGAAGACAAAGGTGGTggtgtaattaaaaatgaaacatttgCTTATACTTTTCGTGgagaaatttataaagaagacaatgaaattgatttgaag GCTACTTTCGATCCggaaatattctttaatattatactgCCACCAATAATTTTTCATGCTGGATATAGTTTGAAAAgg aaatatttctttaggaATTTAGGAGCAATTTTAATGTATGCTTTGCTTGGAACATCAATATCAGCATTTGTTATTGG agCATTGATGTATGCCTTCGTACAATTAATACCACATCTTTCTACATCATTTACATTTTTGGATACTTTGTACTTTGGTGCTCTGATATCTCCGACAGATCCGCTgacaataatttctatttttaacgATCTGCATGTAGATGTTAACTTATATGCTTTAGTATTTGGAGAAAGTGTACTTAACGATGCAGTTGCTATTGTTCTCAGTgg TTCAATACAAAATTATGGTGAACGTTACCAATCTGGATCTGGGGGATTCGAAACAGTAGCATTCTTTCAAGCATTTGGCgattttgtttgtatttttagCTTATCCTTATTCATTGGTGCCACCATGGGATGTATTACTGCATTGTTAACCAAATTTACTAGAGTTAGAGATTTTCCACTTTTAGAATCGGCTCTATTTGTCTTAATGTCTTATAGCACATTTTTAATTGCTGAAGCTTCAGATCTtacag GTGTGGTCGCCGTTTTATTTTGTGGCATTTGCCAAGCacattatacgtataataatttaagcCCAGATTCTCGTCAACGGACAAAACATctctttgaattattaaatttcttagctgaaaattttatattcagtTATATAGGCGTTTCGATGTTTACCTTTCCAAAACATCACTTTGATCCAGGCTTCATCTTTGCTGGCTTT CTTTGTGCTCTCTTAGGACGTGCTGCAAATGTTTATccattatcattcatattgaATTTAGCAAGAAAAccaaaaatttcaatgaattatcAACACATGCTTTTCTTCGCCGGTCTACGCGGAGCCATGAGTTTTGCTCTTGCAATTAGAAATACTGTATCAGGTGCTAGACAAGCCATGTTAACTACGACAAGTTTAATTGTGATCTTGACAGTAATTTTACAAGGTGGTGCAACGACTCAATTTTTAAGTTGGTTTAATATACC tGTCGGTGTAGATGAAGAAATAGAAGGTTTATCACAAAATGGAGTACGTAGT TCTGGTGGCGAAGGTGGCTTTGGCGATCTGGACATGCGTAGGGAAAGAAGTCCTCCG GATGGATCAGTGCCAACCGGTGCAAAACCTAATGAGAAAGCATTGCTCGCTAGAATATGGGGTGATTTTGACACACGATATATGAAACCACTATTAACGCACTCCAGGCCTACCTTGTTAGAAACATTACCAGTGTGTTGTGGTCCGTTAGCAAGGATTCTTACAACGACACAACAAATGACAcag GATGATGTTTCAAGAAAAATTGATTCAGATTCTGACTTTTGTCTGGAAGATCGTgaaatggaaagaagaaggacaaACGTACAGCCG agaaaaagaaatcatgatgatgatgatgatgatgatgatgatgatgatgatgatgatgatgaggatgatgatgatgatgaagactTAAGAATCATCGGAATGGAAGGATTTATTCCGTTACGAACATTATAA
- the LOC124428971 gene encoding sodium/hydrogen exchanger 9 isoform X3, with product MLVSFNGRQATLTWQRTVPSLVTFSTFMTRMICTCMYLNFVKNSIVKVGHTDTTLENIRKVKMAVECGIRILFYIIFSIFLLNSCDGAATDIELDAKAQLLHRLDSLNLLLYTFLLILTVLTIWTFKHRRLRFLHETGLAVIYGLIIGAIIRYGFTTNSAILHMPVVPDNSSKYNQSVPPDTLWLRFPEDKGGGVIKNETFAYTFRGEIYKEDNEIDLKATFDPEIFFNIILPPIIFHAGYSLKRKYFFRNLGAILMYALLGTSISAFVIGALMYAFVQLIPHLSTSFTFLDTLYFGALISPTDPLTIISIFNDLHVDVNLYALVFGESVLNDAVAIVLSGSIQNYGERYQSGSGGFETVAFFQAFGDFVCIFSLSLFIGATMGCITALLTKFTRVRDFPLLESALFVLMSYSTFLIAEASDLTGVVAVLFCGICQAHYTYNNLSPDSRQRTKHLFELLNFLAENFIFSYIGVSMFTFPKHHFDPGFIFAGFLCALLGRAANVYPLSFILNLARKPKISMNYQHMLFFAGLRGAMSFALAIRNTVSGARQAMLTTTSLIVILTVILQGGATTQFLSWFNIPVGVDEEIEGLSQNGVRSSGGEGGFGDLDMRRERSPPYNSMQDGSVPTGAKPNEKALLARIWGDFDTRYMKPLLTHSRPTLLETLPVCCGPLARILTTTQQMTQDDVSRKIDSDSDFCLEDREMERRRTNVQPRKRNHDDDDDDDDDDDDDDDEDDDDDEDLRIIGMEGFIPLRTL from the exons ATGTTAGTTTCCTTTAATGGCCGCCAGGCGACGCTGACGTGGCAACGCACAGTTCCCTCTCTAGTTACTTTCTCGACGTTCATGACACGCATGATATgcacatgtatgtatttaaacTTTGTCAAGAATTCAATCGTAAAAGTTGGTCATACTGATACTACGTTAGAAAATATCAGAAAAGTGAAAATGGCAGTTGAATGTGGtatacgtattttattttatataattttctctattttcctgTTAAATTCATGCGACGGTGCAGCGACAGATATTGAGTTAGATGCTAAAGCTCAATTATTACATAGACTTGATAGTTTAAATCTCCTTCTTTAtacatttttgttaatattaactgTATTAACTATATGGACATTCAAGCATCGTCGACTAAGATTCCTCCATGAAACTGGTCTAGCTGTCATTTATG ggTTGATCATAGGAGCAATCATTCGTTATGGATTTACAACAAATAGTGCTATACTGCATATGCCAGTTGTACCAGATAACAGtagtaaatataatcaatCAGTTCCTCCAGATACATTATGGTTGCGTTTTCCTGAAGACAAAGGTGGTggtgtaattaaaaatgaaacatttgCTTATACTTTTCGTGgagaaatttataaagaagacaatgaaattgatttgaag GCTACTTTCGATCCggaaatattctttaatattatactgCCACCAATAATTTTTCATGCTGGATATAGTTTGAAAAgg aaatatttctttaggaATTTAGGAGCAATTTTAATGTATGCTTTGCTTGGAACATCAATATCAGCATTTGTTATTGG agCATTGATGTATGCCTTCGTACAATTAATACCACATCTTTCTACATCATTTACATTTTTGGATACTTTGTACTTTGGTGCTCTGATATCTCCGACAGATCCGCTgacaataatttctatttttaacgATCTGCATGTAGATGTTAACTTATATGCTTTAGTATTTGGAGAAAGTGTACTTAACGATGCAGTTGCTATTGTTCTCAGTgg TTCAATACAAAATTATGGTGAACGTTACCAATCTGGATCTGGGGGATTCGAAACAGTAGCATTCTTTCAAGCATTTGGCgattttgtttgtatttttagCTTATCCTTATTCATTGGTGCCACCATGGGATGTATTACTGCATTGTTAACCAAATTTACTAGAGTTAGAGATTTTCCACTTTTAGAATCGGCTCTATTTGTCTTAATGTCTTATAGCACATTTTTAATTGCTGAAGCTTCAGATCTtacag GTGTGGTCGCCGTTTTATTTTGTGGCATTTGCCAAGCacattatacgtataataatttaagcCCAGATTCTCGTCAACGGACAAAACATctctttgaattattaaatttcttagctgaaaattttatattcagtTATATAGGCGTTTCGATGTTTACCTTTCCAAAACATCACTTTGATCCAGGCTTCATCTTTGCTGGCTTT CTTTGTGCTCTCTTAGGACGTGCTGCAAATGTTTATccattatcattcatattgaATTTAGCAAGAAAAccaaaaatttcaatgaattatcAACACATGCTTTTCTTCGCCGGTCTACGCGGAGCCATGAGTTTTGCTCTTGCAATTAGAAATACTGTATCAGGTGCTAGACAAGCCATGTTAACTACGACAAGTTTAATTGTGATCTTGACAGTAATTTTACAAGGTGGTGCAACGACTCAATTTTTAAGTTGGTTTAATATACC tGTCGGTGTAGATGAAGAAATAGAAGGTTTATCACAAAATGGAGTACGTAGT TCTGGTGGCGAAGGTGGCTTTGGCGATCTGGACATGCGTAGGGAAAGAAGTCCTCCG TATAATTCTATGCAGGATGGATCAGTGCCAACCGGTGCAAAACCTAATGAGAAAGCATTGCTCGCTAGAATATGGGGTGATTTTGACACACGATATATGAAACCACTATTAACGCACTCCAGGCCTACCTTGTTAGAAACATTACCAGTGTGTTGTGGTCCGTTAGCAAGGATTCTTACAACGACACAACAAATGACAcag GATGATGTTTCAAGAAAAATTGATTCAGATTCTGACTTTTGTCTGGAAGATCGTgaaatggaaagaagaaggacaaACGTACAGCCG agaaaaagaaatcatgatgatgatgatgatgatgatgatgatgatgatgatgatgatgatgaggatgatgatgatgatgaagactTAAGAATCATCGGAATGGAAGGATTTATTCCGTTACGAACATTATAA